The Nitrospirota bacterium genome contains a region encoding:
- the secF gene encoding protein translocase subunit SecF yields MFEILGKTNIDFMGKRRLAFVFSGIMVLLGLVAVVQISRGTANLGIDFAGGTAVQLKFDQSIRIDQARKALDAHGLGDAELQEFVQENKLLIRVKTSTTIEEKVAERVVAVFSQEFPSNRFVVDSSTEIGPTIGKKLQQDALIAILISFAGIVVYIAARFELRFGIAAALATFHDVLAVLGAFYVLDKEITLLVVTALLTLAGYSLTDTVVVFDRIRENLRLRRRDDIATVINNGINQVLSRTIVTSLTVVLVLIPLTLAGGEVLHDFSLALLWGVIFGTYSSVFVASPLLLIWPGGPGRLLKRA; encoded by the coding sequence ATGTTCGAAATTCTGGGCAAGACGAATATCGACTTCATGGGCAAACGACGGCTCGCCTTCGTGTTTTCGGGCATCATGGTGCTCCTGGGTCTGGTGGCGGTCGTCCAGATCAGCCGGGGAACGGCGAATCTGGGGATCGATTTTGCCGGCGGCACGGCTGTGCAATTGAAATTCGACCAGTCGATCCGAATCGACCAAGCGAGGAAAGCGTTGGATGCCCATGGGTTAGGCGACGCCGAATTACAGGAGTTCGTCCAGGAAAACAAGCTGTTGATCCGGGTAAAGACCTCCACGACCATCGAGGAGAAAGTCGCCGAACGGGTCGTGGCGGTGTTCAGCCAGGAGTTTCCGTCTAACCGCTTTGTCGTAGACTCCAGCACGGAGATCGGACCGACGATCGGAAAGAAACTGCAGCAGGACGCTTTGATCGCCATCCTGATTTCGTTCGCCGGAATCGTCGTCTATATTGCGGCGCGGTTCGAGTTACGGTTCGGCATCGCCGCAGCCCTCGCGACTTTCCACGATGTGCTGGCGGTGCTTGGGGCATTTTACGTGCTAGACAAGGAGATCACGCTGCTCGTCGTGACGGCCTTGCTCACGCTGGCCGGCTACTCGCTCACCGACACCGTCGTCGTGTTCGACCGTATCAGGGAAAACCTCCGGCTTCGCCGGCGCGACGACATCGCAACGGTCATCAACAACGGGATCAATCAGGTTCTGAGCCGGACCATCGTGACCAGCCTGACGGTGGTGTTGGTATTGATACCTCTGACCCTGGCCGGAGGCGAGGTGCTCCATGACTTCTCGCTCGCATTATTATGGGGCGTGATCTTCGGGACCTACTCGTCGGTTTTCGTGGCCAGCCCGCTGCTCTTGATTTGGCCCGGGGGCCCTGGTCGGCTGCTGAAGCGGGCTTGA
- the secD gene encoding protein translocase subunit SecD, whose amino-acid sequence MKRVGGRLALLAFVVVISFIFFLPSYQPLYRQLPDWLKPVLPNKGITLGLDLQGGIHLVLEVEEDRAVEIAVDRSVVAIQDLLVEKKIPVESVKRTGFARITLSFQNADLKDQIQKLLDDFPSFYEVESAGDANTLVWELREGEIKRIKDSAINQALETIRNRIDQFGVAEPLIQRQGLKQIVVQLPGIKEPKRAKDLIKETALLEFKMLDEDSKLAFDLPQRIPKGKEEEVLKQFEGKIPEGDEILFERVVDKDSGREFRIPYLVKKRVMLAGDVLSDARVSIGQFNDPYVSVTFDAKGAREFERITAENVKKRMAIVLDNTVYSAPVIQERISGGRAQITGAFTMQEANDLAIVLRAGALPAPLKIIQDLTVGPSLGQDSIDKGIKSTLFAGAMVVLFMAVYYRLSGVIADFALTLNLICLIGALAALNATLTLPGIAGIILTIGMGVDSNVLIFERIREELRQGKPVRLAVDGGYDKALLTIIDSHVTTLITGFALFLFGTGPIKGFAVTLCLGIAINLFTALVGTKVIFDFINQRRKVEQLSI is encoded by the coding sequence ATGAAAAGAGTCGGCGGGCGGTTGGCGTTGTTGGCGTTCGTGGTGGTGATTTCGTTCATTTTTTTTCTCCCTTCCTATCAACCCTTGTATCGACAACTGCCGGATTGGCTGAAACCCGTGCTGCCCAACAAGGGGATCACGCTCGGGCTCGATTTGCAGGGCGGCATTCATCTGGTCCTCGAGGTCGAGGAAGACCGGGCGGTGGAGATCGCCGTCGATCGATCGGTCGTGGCCATCCAGGATCTGCTGGTCGAAAAGAAGATTCCGGTGGAGTCGGTCAAACGAACCGGTTTCGCTCGCATCACGCTCTCGTTCCAGAACGCGGATTTAAAGGACCAAATTCAGAAGCTGCTCGACGACTTTCCCTCATTTTATGAAGTGGAAAGCGCGGGCGACGCCAATACGTTGGTCTGGGAACTGCGCGAGGGAGAGATCAAGCGCATCAAGGATTCCGCCATCAACCAGGCCTTGGAGACGATCCGCAATCGGATCGATCAGTTCGGCGTGGCGGAGCCGCTGATTCAGCGACAGGGCTTGAAACAGATCGTCGTGCAGTTGCCGGGAATCAAGGAACCGAAACGGGCGAAAGACCTGATCAAGGAGACGGCGCTCCTGGAATTCAAGATGCTGGATGAGGACAGCAAGCTGGCTTTCGATCTACCCCAGCGCATTCCCAAGGGCAAGGAAGAGGAAGTCCTGAAACAATTCGAAGGCAAGATCCCGGAAGGCGATGAGATTCTATTCGAGCGCGTGGTGGATAAGGACAGCGGTCGGGAATTCCGTATTCCGTACCTGGTCAAGAAAAGGGTGATGCTCGCCGGCGATGTGCTGAGCGACGCGCGGGTCTCAATCGGTCAATTCAACGATCCCTATGTCTCCGTGACCTTCGACGCCAAGGGCGCCCGGGAATTCGAGCGGATCACGGCGGAGAACGTCAAGAAACGCATGGCGATCGTGCTGGACAACACCGTCTATTCCGCGCCCGTCATCCAGGAGCGGATCAGCGGCGGGCGCGCCCAGATCACGGGGGCGTTCACCATGCAGGAAGCGAACGATCTCGCGATCGTGCTCAGAGCCGGGGCCTTGCCCGCGCCGCTGAAGATCATTCAGGACCTGACGGTGGGCCCCTCGTTGGGACAGGATTCCATCGACAAAGGCATCAAGTCCACGCTGTTCGCCGGCGCGATGGTGGTGCTCTTCATGGCGGTGTACTATCGGCTCTCGGGGGTCATCGCCGACTTCGCTCTGACGCTCAACCTCATTTGCTTGATCGGGGCCCTAGCGGCGCTCAATGCGACCCTGACTTTGCCAGGGATCGCCGGGATCATCCTGACGATCGGCATGGGTGTCGATTCCAACGTGCTCATCTTCGAGCGTATCCGCGAGGAACTGCGCCAGGGCAAACCGGTGCGGCTGGCCGTAGACGGCGGATACGACAAGGCGCTGCTGACGATTATCGACTCGCACGTGACGACCTTGATTACCGGGTTTGCGCTCTTTCTGTTCGGCACCGGGCCGATCAAAGGCTTTGCCGTTACGCTGTGCTTGGGCATCGCGATCAATCTGTTCACTGCGCTGGTAGGAACCAAAGTGATCTTCGATTTCATCAATCAACGCCGGAAGGTCGAACAACTCAGTATTTAG
- the yajC gene encoding preprotein translocase subunit YajC, translated as MMASMAWAQGASAGNSATSGLLSLVPFVLIFVIFYFLLILPQQRKQKKLKEMLESLKKGDKVVTASGIWGTVTNLGKDTVTLQISDSTKIKIQKEFIARLRTEDED; from the coding sequence ATGATGGCATCGATGGCCTGGGCGCAGGGGGCTTCCGCAGGCAATTCTGCCACGAGCGGGCTCTTGTCGCTCGTCCCTTTCGTGCTGATCTTCGTGATCTTCTATTTTTTGCTCATTCTTCCGCAGCAGCGGAAGCAGAAAAAGCTGAAAGAGATGTTGGAGTCCCTCAAGAAAGGCGACAAAGTCGTCACGGCGTCGGGCATCTGGGGAACGGTGACAAACTTGGGAAAAGACACCGTGACGCTTCAGATTTCCGACAGCACCAAGATCAAGATTCAGAAAGAATTCATTGCCAGGTTGCGAACCGAAGACGAAGACTGA
- the tgt gene encoding tRNA guanosine(34) transglycosylase Tgt, with translation MIDFAVIRTDMGGRARLGRLTTGRGAVATPAFMPVGSLGTVKGVDPDDLRSLGFGLILNNAYHLYLRPGHQVIADMGGLHAFTGWSGAILTDSGGFQIFSLAKLRKVTDDGVMFQSHIDGSLHHITPETAVQIQEALGADIIMALDECVALPSSIELVQEAVRRTSLWARRCQAARRRIDQALFGIVQGGLDPALRVQSARDLVALGFDGYAVGGLSVGEEKAAMYHMLDVTTPELPAAKPRYLMGVGMPEDLVEGVARGIDLFDCVVPSRHGRTGWLFTSFGRIVIKQARYARDERAIDPACRCPVCAKYSRAYLHHLFNVKEMLGARLNTVHNLFYFAELMRRIRLAIEQGRFATFREEFCARRGQQSGEGPDGAMVEADGAKAAHSV, from the coding sequence ATGATCGACTTTGCAGTGATTCGCACAGACATGGGCGGCAGGGCTCGACTTGGCAGGCTGACGACGGGCCGAGGGGCCGTCGCGACGCCCGCCTTTATGCCGGTGGGGTCACTGGGGACCGTCAAGGGGGTGGACCCGGATGACCTGCGCAGTCTGGGTTTCGGGCTCATCCTGAACAACGCGTATCATCTCTATCTCCGACCCGGCCATCAGGTCATCGCGGACATGGGTGGACTCCATGCATTCACCGGATGGTCCGGCGCCATTCTGACGGACAGCGGCGGGTTCCAGATTTTCAGTCTGGCGAAACTTCGCAAGGTGACCGATGACGGCGTCATGTTTCAATCCCACATCGACGGCTCGCTGCACCATATCACGCCGGAAACGGCGGTCCAGATCCAGGAGGCTCTGGGAGCTGACATCATCATGGCGCTCGACGAATGCGTCGCACTGCCGTCAAGCATTGAGCTGGTACAAGAGGCCGTCCGCCGCACCAGCCTCTGGGCCCGTCGCTGCCAAGCGGCCCGCCGACGTATTGATCAGGCGCTTTTCGGGATTGTCCAGGGAGGGCTGGACCCTGCTCTGCGGGTTCAATCCGCGCGAGACCTTGTGGCCTTGGGGTTCGACGGGTATGCGGTGGGAGGGTTGTCGGTCGGCGAAGAAAAAGCCGCCATGTATCACATGCTCGACGTGACGACGCCCGAATTACCGGCCGCCAAGCCTCGGTACTTGATGGGGGTCGGCATGCCGGAAGATTTGGTCGAGGGCGTCGCGCGCGGCATCGATCTGTTCGACTGCGTGGTGCCGTCTAGACATGGACGGACCGGCTGGCTGTTCACATCCTTCGGACGGATCGTGATCAAACAGGCGCGCTATGCGCGCGATGAACGAGCAATCGATCCAGCCTGCCGGTGCCCGGTCTGCGCCAAGTACTCGCGGGCCTACCTGCATCATCTCTTCAATGTCAAGGAAATGTTGGGGGCTCGCCTCAACACCGTCCACAATTTGTTCTATTTCGCCGAACTCATGCGCCGGATCCGTCTCGCCATCGAGCAGGGCCGCTTCGCGACGTTTCGAGAGGAGTTTTGTGCCCGCCGCGGGCAGCAGTCCGGCGAAGGGCCGGACGGCGCGATGGTCGAGGCCGACGGCGCCAAGGCGGCGCATTCGGTCTAA
- the argS gene encoding arginine--tRNA ligase codes for MRRKVQGALGGALHEAKRKGLLRGDTFPAITLEAPKRPEWGDLASTVAMTLAASEQRAPQDIAQIIVDNIAQREALFERVDIVRPGFLNLTVKRELWLQVLTEIEEQGRAYGCTDLGQGRRVLVEYVSANPTGPLHVGHGRGAAVGQAIVNLLRATGHHVVSEYYINDAGRQMKLLGASVYARYGELCGRAMTFPGDGYQGDYIRAVADRVKDRVGTALLELPADQAEQQIKDLAYQELLGWIRQDLQAFGITFESWYSETLLLSAGTVEKVLNELRVRDLLYEESGAWWFRSSKFGDEKDRVVRKQDGEYTYLASDMAYHRDKLVRGYDLLIDVWGADHHGYVPRMQAVLEAFGYPRDRLQVVLVQMVNLLRGGRKVEMSKRAGQFVTLREVIDEVGADAAKFYFLMRRSDTHLDFDLELAKRRSADNPVYYVQYAHARIASLFRVAASRGIPAPNPSKTDLGLLHDPDELGLIRKLSAYPSIVQGSALALEPHRITFYLQELAGLLHNFYYKHRILPPVGESETLDDGTKCDDASASRQRERVTPELTAARLALMRAVQQVLGNGLQLLGIPAPDQM; via the coding sequence GTGAGACGAAAGGTGCAGGGGGCGCTGGGCGGCGCGCTTCATGAGGCGAAACGCAAAGGACTGCTCAGGGGAGACACTTTTCCGGCCATCACACTCGAGGCACCGAAACGTCCGGAGTGGGGAGATCTAGCTTCCACCGTTGCCATGACGCTCGCGGCATCCGAGCAACGCGCGCCCCAGGATATCGCTCAGATCATTGTCGACAATATCGCGCAACGCGAGGCCCTCTTTGAACGGGTTGACATTGTCCGTCCGGGGTTTCTCAATCTCACCGTCAAACGGGAGCTGTGGCTGCAGGTTCTGACCGAGATTGAGGAACAGGGGCGGGCGTACGGGTGCACCGATCTCGGTCAGGGGCGCCGCGTGCTCGTCGAGTATGTCAGCGCCAATCCGACAGGGCCGCTGCATGTTGGCCACGGGCGAGGAGCAGCGGTCGGACAGGCGATTGTGAATCTTTTGCGGGCAACGGGCCATCACGTCGTGAGTGAATACTACATTAACGATGCCGGGCGTCAGATGAAACTGCTGGGGGCCTCGGTCTATGCCCGCTATGGAGAACTGTGCGGCAGAGCCATGACGTTCCCAGGAGACGGGTATCAAGGGGACTATATCCGGGCGGTGGCGGACCGTGTAAAGGATCGAGTCGGGACGGCTTTGCTCGAACTGCCGGCCGACCAGGCGGAACAACAGATCAAAGATCTGGCCTATCAGGAACTCTTGGGCTGGATACGGCAAGATCTGCAGGCGTTCGGGATCACCTTCGAGTCCTGGTACAGCGAAACCTTATTGCTATCGGCAGGCACGGTGGAAAAAGTTCTGAATGAACTGCGAGTGCGTGATCTGCTTTACGAGGAGAGCGGGGCTTGGTGGTTCCGTTCATCCAAATTCGGCGATGAAAAGGACCGGGTGGTCAGAAAACAGGACGGAGAATACACGTACCTGGCTTCGGACATGGCGTATCATCGGGACAAGCTCGTGCGGGGGTACGACCTGCTGATCGACGTGTGGGGCGCCGATCATCATGGCTATGTTCCGCGTATGCAGGCTGTCCTCGAGGCTTTCGGCTATCCGCGGGATCGCCTCCAGGTCGTCTTGGTCCAGATGGTGAACCTGTTGAGAGGTGGGCGGAAAGTGGAAATGTCTAAACGCGCTGGCCAGTTCGTTACCCTACGCGAGGTGATCGATGAGGTCGGGGCGGACGCCGCGAAATTTTATTTTCTGATGCGACGGTCCGATACGCATCTGGATTTCGATCTGGAGCTTGCGAAACGGCGATCTGCGGACAACCCTGTGTACTATGTGCAATACGCCCACGCCAGGATTGCGAGTCTGTTTCGGGTGGCCGCTTCACGGGGCATTCCGGCACCTAACCCGAGCAAGACGGACCTGGGCCTGTTACACGACCCGGATGAATTGGGATTGATCCGGAAGTTGTCGGCCTATCCGTCCATCGTCCAGGGCAGCGCGTTGGCCTTGGAGCCTCATCGCATCACGTTCTACCTGCAGGAACTGGCCGGTCTGTTGCACAATTTTTACTACAAGCACCGTATCCTCCCTCCAGTGGGCGAGAGCGAGACGCTGGACGACGGAACAAAATGTGACGACGCCTCGGCGTCGAGACAGCGCGAACGGGTAACGCCGGAATTGACCGCTGCCCGGTTAGCGCTTATGCGAGCCGTCCAACAAGTCCTGGGCAACGGCTTGCAGCTCTTGGGGATACCGGCGCCGGACCAGATGTGA
- a CDS encoding glycosyltransferase family 9 protein yields MIDEARELLRSTGVRDSHPIAVVHPGSGSRHKCCRPAVLAKTVDFLQACVNVPILIGGPADEDMVRLVCNQVEKLPAVLRHLDLLTVAGVLAQAGLYVGHDSGITHLAAVLGVPTVALFGPTDVRRWAPRGPNVRILTGEVCRCRTWETVQQCIRKPCLEISAEQVGETCRDLLRVPSLKTRSSTLPCHAS; encoded by the coding sequence GTGATCGACGAGGCCCGCGAACTGCTCAGGAGCACGGGCGTTCGTGACAGTCATCCGATCGCCGTAGTTCATCCTGGGAGCGGCAGCCGACACAAGTGCTGCCGGCCAGCTGTTCTTGCAAAGACCGTCGATTTCTTACAAGCGTGCGTGAATGTTCCGATTTTGATCGGGGGACCGGCTGATGAGGACATGGTCAGACTGGTTTGCAATCAGGTCGAGAAACTGCCGGCGGTTCTCCGGCACCTCGATCTGCTCACAGTTGCCGGCGTTCTTGCGCAGGCCGGTCTTTATGTCGGCCATGATTCCGGCATAACCCATTTGGCCGCCGTTCTTGGCGTTCCGACCGTCGCGCTGTTCGGTCCGACCGACGTGCGGCGGTGGGCTCCTCGTGGGCCGAACGTAAGAATCCTTACCGGCGAAGTCTGTCGATGTCGGACATGGGAAACCGTTCAACAGTGCATTCGTAAACCCTGTCTTGAGATTTCTGCGGAGCAGGTTGGCGAGACGTGCAGGGACCTCTTGCGCGTTCCTTCCTTGAAGACGAGGTCTTCGACGCTGCCTTGTCACGCCTCATAA
- a CDS encoding molybdenum cofactor guanylyltransferase: MQRNWAMSSGSSCLRVHGTSGIVIAGGKSRRMGRDKRFLEIGGKALLDRVLEIMEALFAEIIVVLSEETPVLRQSRWRIVTDLIPQCGSLGGLYTGLYYATHPRVFAVACDMPFLNGELVRYMAALNEGADVVMASLATGLQPMHALYSKRCLGPLEAMARSGNLKVQSLVSVTDLNVRLVSEADLMRFDPQLLSFQNINTPADLEFARTIVAEQQIKRSHQG, translated from the coding sequence ATGCAGCGGAATTGGGCTATGTCGTCTGGTTCATCTTGCTTAAGGGTGCATGGCACATCCGGCATTGTCATAGCCGGAGGGAAAAGTCGACGCATGGGGCGCGACAAGCGATTCCTCGAAATCGGCGGGAAAGCCCTGCTTGACCGTGTCCTGGAGATCATGGAGGCGCTCTTTGCCGAAATTATCGTCGTACTTTCGGAGGAGACGCCAGTTCTGAGACAGTCTCGCTGGCGCATAGTGACCGACTTGATTCCTCAGTGCGGGAGCCTGGGCGGGCTTTACACGGGGTTGTACTATGCGACACATCCTCGCGTGTTCGCCGTCGCTTGCGATATGCCCTTTCTTAACGGCGAGCTTGTTCGTTATATGGCGGCGTTGAATGAGGGAGCGGATGTGGTTATGGCCAGCCTGGCGACGGGACTTCAGCCCATGCACGCGCTGTACTCGAAACGCTGTTTAGGCCCACTTGAAGCTATGGCCCGTTCAGGCAATTTGAAGGTACAAAGCCTGGTCTCCGTAACGGACCTGAACGTGCGGCTGGTTTCCGAAGCCGATCTTATGCGCTTTGATCCGCAATTACTGTCGTTTCAGAACATCAATACACCGGCCGACCTGGAATTCGCGAGGACGATTGTGGCGGAACAACAGATCAAGCGATCGCATCAAGGATAG
- a CDS encoding c-type cytochrome, protein MRKLGLKGKPALVLLAAVGIVMVSGSAGVWTFAQEGGGLPEGFVKGELAPEPPAEMIEAGKRVYFTKCVWCHGVDGAGDGPAADRLWPRPRNFNQGTFKIRHTASGELPLFDYRKPIKGQNDLFETVTHGLTGSAMPPWEGILTEEQRLQVLSFVTTQLVKDRKFTDKETETVTVLQLDSLKPVPPSKESIEKGAQLVVDKKCIECHGVEGRGDGNAFNLKDDWGFPIQPADWHKCWNFRGSRQDPYNVKNIFRTFSTGVSGTPMPSFADNTTIEERWHIANFVNSLCERDQDGSPLPIDPLTDKPKINFVIPSGPVEGEISDDPESEMWKKQVRRYVALGGQITHKPRNFVTRIDDVWVKSLYNDKEIVFLFQWDDRSKSVATEPPPWQPTEVNVEQYGVMEQPPKTGEAGSIAANQNKYTVYNDALAFQFPIKWQEIPPPFKPRYLWGDQKFAVDIIKWEADGSLRAFKGTGWDQDFEERDDFQEKIKVLKAEWKNGQWTLMVSRPLKADYDEDTQFDVGKYIPTVFFVWDGHNGDAGRKMSVSAFYYTFLEPPIPKEVYIYPTLIAVGIVILEGWVLARRANKRKGKTF, encoded by the coding sequence ATGAGGAAGCTGGGGTTGAAAGGTAAGCCAGCTCTGGTTCTGCTCGCTGCCGTAGGGATCGTGATGGTCTCAGGAAGCGCCGGAGTTTGGACTTTTGCGCAGGAAGGCGGCGGGTTGCCGGAGGGTTTCGTGAAGGGCGAACTTGCACCGGAGCCCCCTGCGGAAATGATCGAGGCGGGCAAACGAGTGTATTTCACCAAGTGCGTGTGGTGTCACGGTGTGGATGGGGCGGGAGACGGTCCAGCCGCGGACCGACTCTGGCCCAGGCCGAGAAACTTCAATCAAGGCACTTTTAAGATTCGTCACACGGCGAGCGGTGAACTCCCGCTTTTCGATTACCGGAAGCCGATCAAGGGGCAGAATGACCTGTTCGAAACCGTCACGCACGGCTTGACCGGCTCCGCAATGCCACCTTGGGAAGGTATTTTGACCGAAGAGCAGCGCTTACAGGTTCTCTCGTTTGTAACGACGCAATTGGTCAAAGATCGAAAGTTCACAGATAAGGAAACCGAGACAGTGACAGTGCTTCAGTTGGACAGCCTCAAACCGGTTCCTCCCAGCAAAGAGAGTATCGAGAAAGGGGCCCAGTTGGTCGTTGACAAGAAGTGCATTGAATGCCACGGGGTCGAAGGACGGGGAGACGGCAATGCTTTCAATTTGAAGGATGACTGGGGATTCCCGATTCAGCCGGCGGATTGGCATAAATGCTGGAACTTCAGGGGGAGCCGTCAAGATCCTTACAACGTCAAGAATATTTTCCGTACATTCTCGACCGGGGTCAGCGGCACGCCGATGCCGTCCTTTGCCGATAACACGACGATCGAGGAGCGCTGGCACATTGCTAATTTTGTGAACTCACTCTGTGAGCGCGATCAGGATGGCAGTCCGCTTCCCATCGATCCGCTGACCGATAAGCCGAAGATCAACTTTGTCATTCCTTCGGGCCCTGTTGAGGGAGAGATCTCGGATGATCCCGAGAGTGAAATGTGGAAGAAGCAGGTTAGGCGCTACGTCGCGCTGGGTGGGCAGATCACCCACAAGCCCAGGAATTTTGTGACTCGAATCGACGATGTTTGGGTGAAGTCTCTGTACAACGATAAAGAGATCGTGTTCTTATTCCAATGGGATGATCGCTCGAAGAGCGTAGCGACGGAACCTCCGCCTTGGCAACCAACGGAAGTGAATGTGGAGCAATATGGCGTGATGGAACAACCTCCCAAGACAGGTGAAGCCGGTTCCATCGCAGCGAATCAAAACAAGTACACGGTCTACAACGACGCGCTTGCATTCCAGTTTCCGATTAAGTGGCAGGAGATCCCGCCCCCGTTTAAACCCCGATACCTATGGGGTGATCAGAAGTTTGCTGTTGACATCATCAAGTGGGAAGCGGACGGATCGCTTCGCGCTTTCAAAGGAACCGGGTGGGATCAGGACTTCGAGGAGCGGGACGACTTTCAGGAAAAGATCAAGGTGTTGAAAGCTGAGTGGAAAAACGGACAATGGACGCTGATGGTGTCACGCCCACTCAAGGCGGATTATGATGAGGACACCCAGTTTGACGTAGGCAAGTATATCCCCACCGTCTTCTTTGTCTGGGACGGCCATAACGGCGATGCCGGCAGAAAGATGTCCGTGTCCGCTTTCTACTACACCTTCCTGGAGCCTCCCATTCCGAAGGAGGTATACATCTATCCGACTCTGATCGCGGTGGGTATCGTGATTTTAGAGGGCTGGGTCCTAGCCCGTCGGGCAAACAAGAGGAAGGGCAAGACGTTCTAA
- a CDS encoding cytochrome c encodes MKALMSVGALVGVIGLLLLIGMVMGVIPSNTVRLVEGYMPMQMLFELALFVAGFAGLSYLLGSMGMGIPRFWQGILFWAFILLYLKYRVYPPIPFSVRAMYGTVSLIAVFMWMSSNEEDWKKFKQPILNVLDAQSGFNKVLRYVYLVLLPIIIGGFSYMSMKPTSEEPIELRTVHPAPPASTKVHGKSYVLQTAQNPYRVNTEGKYDQEYTNSLIVEQSMGRLMKPNANPWDPKAEGYLKYVREGGEIFFQNCHFCHGDNLNGRGLHAFAFNPIPANFTDPGTIAQLQETFIFWRVAKGGIGLPNEGFPWASVMPPWEQHLTTDEIWKVILFEYWHTGYYPRTWD; translated from the coding sequence ATGAAAGCATTAATGTCAGTCGGCGCATTGGTGGGAGTGATTGGATTGCTCCTTTTGATCGGCATGGTTATGGGAGTTATTCCTTCAAACACCGTGCGTTTGGTCGAAGGCTATATGCCCATGCAAATGCTCTTCGAACTTGCCCTGTTTGTGGCCGGGTTCGCGGGGCTTAGTTATCTGCTTGGCTCCATGGGAATGGGTATTCCAAGATTCTGGCAGGGAATTCTCTTCTGGGCGTTTATCTTGCTCTACCTGAAATACAGGGTCTATCCACCCATTCCCTTCAGCGTCCGTGCCATGTACGGCACCGTTTCGCTGATCGCCGTATTCATGTGGATGTCGAGCAACGAAGAGGATTGGAAAAAATTCAAGCAGCCTATCCTGAATGTGCTCGATGCCCAGAGTGGGTTCAACAAAGTTCTCCGGTACGTGTATTTGGTTCTGCTGCCCATCATCATCGGCGGGTTTTCGTATATGTCGATGAAGCCGACGTCGGAAGAGCCGATCGAGCTGCGAACCGTGCATCCAGCCCCACCGGCCAGTACCAAGGTTCACGGAAAGAGCTACGTGCTGCAGACCGCGCAGAATCCTTATCGCGTGAACACTGAGGGCAAATACGACCAGGAATACACCAACAGCCTGATCGTCGAGCAGTCCATGGGGCGCTTGATGAAGCCCAATGCCAATCCTTGGGATCCCAAGGCGGAGGGCTATCTCAAGTATGTACGGGAAGGCGGAGAGATTTTCTTCCAGAATTGCCACTTCTGTCACGGCGACAATTTGAACGGTCGCGGCCTCCACGCATTTGCCTTCAATCCCATTCCGGCTAACTTCACGGATCCGGGAACGATCGCCCAGCTTCAAGAGACCTTCATTTTCTGGAGAGTCGCGAAGGGTGGGATCGGGTTACCCAATGAGGGTTTCCCGTGGGCATCCGTGATGCCGCCGTGGGAGCAACACTTAACCACGGACGAGATTTGGAAGGTCATTCTCTTTGAGTACTGGCATACAGGCTATTATCCTCGGACGTGGGATTAG